In Spea bombifrons isolate aSpeBom1 chromosome 12, aSpeBom1.2.pri, whole genome shotgun sequence, the following proteins share a genomic window:
- the C12HXorf65 gene encoding uncharacterized protein CXorf65 homolog yields MFITVLYGDNEEALFNLNCKVQLLLESMKSCCHPESEGDVDLADESGQVKNLLDNQQLYASEILAERETYVLLAVTKTVGSTDAIFTPLLNDEGIVNPKFLAKLGNWGESKLSGRKSKQKKQTKKNTVVVSTPPDAAKPSASTRKRSLKP; encoded by the exons ATGTTCATTACGGTTCTCTATGGGG ACAACGAGGAGGCTCTTTTTAACCTCAACTGCAAAGTCCAACTGCTTCTGGAGAGCATGAAAAGCTGCTGTCACCCCGAAAGCGAAG GGGACGTCGATCTGGCTGATGAAAGTGGGCAGGTGAAGAACCTTCTGGATAATCAGCAGCTGTATGCATCAGAAATTCTCGCTGAGAGGGAGACCTATGTGCTCCTCGCTGTGACCA AAACTGTCGGTTCAACAGACGCCATATTTACGCCTCTTCTGAATGACGAAGGTATCGTAAACCCCAAATTCCTGG caAAGTTAGGAAATTGGGGAGAATCCAAGCTCTCCGGTCGCAAATCTAAGCAGAAGAAGCAAACCAAGAAAAATACGGTAGTCGTTTCCACACCTCCTGACG